From Anastrepha obliqua isolate idAnaObli1 chromosome 3, idAnaObli1_1.0, whole genome shotgun sequence:
CGTTGTCGTGAATAACCAAATTGGCTTCACCACAGATCCCCGTTTCTCACGCTCCTCGCCCTACTGCACGGATGTGGCACGTGTTGTTAACGCTCCAATTTTCCATGTAAATGCAGACGACCCAGAAGCTGTTGTGCATGTTAGTAGAGTAGCCGCTGAATGGCGTGCTACCTTCCACAAGGACGTCGTTATCGATTTGGTCAGCTACCGTCGCAATGGTCACAACGAGGTGGATGAGCCTATGTTCACACAACCGCTCATGTATCAAAAGATTAGAAAACACAAAACTTGCTTGGAATTGTACGCGAACAAACTCATCGCAGAAGGCACTGTCACACCTGAAGAAGTGAAGACTGTGGCAGACAAGTACGATAAAATCTGCGAGGAGTCTTTGGAATTAGCTAAGCAGGAAACACATATTAAGGTAAGATGAagctatgtacgagtatatcgcactacttaaataaaagtatgtttttataatattaataatacattttaatagTACAAGGACTGGCTTGATTCTCCCTGGTCTGGGTTCTTCGAAGGCAAAGATCCTCTGAAAGTATCACCAACAGGCGTGAAAGAGGAAACCCTTGTACACATTGGCAACCGATTCTCATTACCCCCTCCAAATGCCGCTGAATTCGTCATTCACAAGTATTTGCCATTTTGCgatgaatacaaataaatataatatttgaatatttcagGGGTTTGCTACGTGTGTTGGCTGCTCGCAAGGCAATGGTTGACGAGGGGATTGCTGACTGGGCCTTAGCAGAGGCAATGGCTTTTGGATCGCTGCTTAAAGAGGGTATTCATGTGAGGTTGTCTGGTCAGGATGTTGAGCGTGGCACCTTCTCACACAGGCATCATGTATTACATCACCAGTTGGTGGACAAAGCAGTCTATAATCCTTTGCAGCACCTGTATCCCGATCAAGCACCTTATTCAGTTTCGAATAGTTCCCTTTCGGAGTTTGCTGTTTTGGGTTTCGAACACGGCTATTCTATGACTAACCCCAATGCTTTGGTGTTGTGGGAAGCTCAGTTCGGTGATTTCTGTAACACTGCTCAATGTATTATCGATCAGTTTATCGCGAGCGGTCAAGCCAAATGGGTTCGCCAATCTGGATTGGTCTGTCTTTTGCCTCATGGTATGGAAGGTATGGGCCCAGAGCACTCATCGGGTCGTCTAGAACGCTTCCTGAACCTATGCGCTGATGATCCCGACTATTTCCCACCCGAGTCTGAAGAGTTTGCCATTCGACAATTGCATGACATTAATATGATCGTTGCCAACTGTTCAACTCCAGCTAATTATTTCCACATTTTGCGTCGCCAGATCGCCTTGCCTTTCCGCAAGCCTTTGATTATAATGACTCCCAAGTCTCTGTTGCGTCATCCATTAGCAAGAAGTCCATTCAAGGAAATGGCCGAATGTAGTGAATTCAGACGCATAATTCCTGACGAAGGCCCTGCTGCTGAAAACGCaaataatgtgaaaaaagtGCTCTTCTGTACTGGACGTGTTTTCTACGACCTGCTAAAGGCACGCGAGgataagaaattagaaaaagacATCGCCATCGTGCGTGTGGAACAGGTTGGGAatctattaaacatttttagagTTATTTTAAGGTTTATTGATTTTTCTGTGCCTTGTTTCGTTATGCATTAGATTTCTCCCTTCCCATTCGACTTAGTCAAAGAACAAAGCAACGTATATAAGAATGCTGACTTGTTCTGGGTACAGGAGGAGCACAAGAACCAGGGTGCCTGGACGTATGTGCAACCTCGTTTCCTGACCGCACTAAACCACGATAAAGATATTGGGTAAGTCTTTGTTAATATTAGCATGAAGGTTTCAtcattcttttcttttcttctgtTCGTTTTACGActtgtttctttttatattgaatatttttttaagagttatTGAGAAAACCGCATAAGTACATGCTAACACATTATGATTTTGTAATGTGGTGTGTCAAAAGCGATTTCAGTTTTCAAATATATTCTATCCCAGTTAATTTTTGAGTACTATGTTCTTTAAAACTATGAAGGAGTCATTTAAATTCACACATATGCAATATATGCATTGAAATTCACATACATGcaatacaaaattttctaaCTGCATTCATGTAGTCTTAATCTATTGTATGCTTATCGCTATGGTATTACTCAGTTGTCGGTAACGTGTGTCGGTATAAGGTTACGCTAGGTTAGAATAACAAATGTTAGAAAAGAGATTACTTTCACTTATAGAAAAcgtaaaaatatacttttttcttgaaatacacatttttgatataatttaaTGCTCAGGCAagggaaattaataaaaaactagtATCCAATCAAGCAAAATCCCAAAATTTCATGAAGCgagcgtttttttattttttcgcaaatcacagttcttttaaaaatgaaacTATGTTTAATTCTGACAGCACagttatgaaatgtttttttttatttgagagtTTGTTCTTGTAATTAAATGATTTCccctttgtttattttaaatcacTTCTAtccaaaaactaatatttttcattttcctacTAAAACGTTATCTGTATAGATACGCTCTTCTAACAAAGAGtgccgtatatatatatatatatatatatatgtttaatacatatatacatatacatgtgtaaATACTGTattaaagtgttaaatatgTTCACCGTGGAATTGTTAAAAACagccacactgcgaatgcaaaGGAATAATTTAATAAACTCGTAACTTCGAATGCCGAAAGAACAAAATCCATcctttgtgtgtgtgttattGTTACAGCTCCTCTACCCAGACCACAAGACAAACTAATGCCGACTCTGCTTCCGATTCCGATTCGAAATCGAAACCGTGGTTGAGTCGCATGTTCGCCAATGAAAAGGCCGACGGCGCCGCAGGCGATCAGAAACCAGTCGACTATTTCGATATGCGCGAAGTTCGTGATATGCAAGGCAATTTCAATAAGCCCGCTGGCATCCAGGACATTTCGCCAAAATACAACTTTGGACGTAAAATTAGGTGAGGAAAGAGCGCGAGCTGCATTCTCACAGCGCACAAATGTGTATGCCGAAATTAAATGGGGCGATGCGCTGCAGCAGCGAATGTTTCGCTAactatttacatttgcataaaatctattattttctgtaaacaacaaaaatcattgGAACAATTTATGGCCTTATTCACTTGTTTGtgcgttaaaattttattttttcatgtacGGTTTTGGCATAGCATTTACAAAATTCcgacttacatatattttagaAAGACCATTGAAACACAAAGTTCCAAAATTTCTGCATTTGACAGAGTTTTTAAGTTCTAATTTGATTTTgccaaaattgtattttttcaatttttattaattaaatgaaCCGAAAgtaaggtagcgcaaaattggTTGAAGTTAGTTTTTGAATGCACGCATTATGTTTTCAGTGTTTTAATGTTGTGATTTAACTAATACGCTTCATCTTATTCTTCCTCCATT
This genomic window contains:
- the LOC129240550 gene encoding 2-oxoglutarate dehydrogenase complex component E1 isoform X6; amino-acid sequence: MHRAHTAFNLVLSPIAQKNFATWLVKDGSPKMWKNSTVLAAIRAYSSAPAEQFASGTSATYVEEMYNSWLRDPTSVHTSWDAYFRSNSYNAPPDFQPIQRNLVPLSSGVSGLSSSGAIDSKTIEDHLAVQAIIRSYQIRGHNIAHLDPLEINVAELPDNCTTKAIYANFSFGEQDMDRPFKLPSTTFIGGDETTLPLREILNRLENVYCNKVGVEYMFINSLEQCNWIRKRFETPGVTNFSPEQKRLILARLTRATGFEAFLAKKYSSEKRFGLEGGEMLIPAMKEVIDVSTELGVESVIMGMPHRGRLNVLANVCRKPLPQIFTQFAGLEAEDDGSGDVKYHLGTYIERLNRVTNKNIRLAVVANPSHLEASCPVVQGKTRAEQFYRGDQEGKKVMSILLHGDAAFSGQGVVYETMHLSDLPDYTTHGTIHVVVNNQIGFTTDPRFSRSSPYCTDVARVVNAPIFHVNADDPEAVVHVSRVAAEWRATFHKDVVIDLVSYRRNGHNEVDEPMFTQPLMYQKIRKHKTCLELYANKLIAEGTVTPEEVKTVADKYDKICEESLELAKQETHIKYKDWLDSPWSGFFEGKDPLKVSPTGVKEETLVHIGNRFSLPPPNAAEFVIHKGLLRVLAARKAMVDEGIADWALAEAMAFGSLLKEGIHVRLSGQDVERGTFSHRHHVLHHQLVDKAVYNPLQHLYPDQAPYSVSNSSLSEFAVLGFEHGYSMTNPNALVLWEAQFGDFCNTAQCIIDQFIASGQAKWVRQSGLVCLLPHGMEGMGPEHSSGRLERFLNLCADDPDYFPPESEEFAIRQLHDINMIVANCSTPANYFHILRRQIALPFRKPLIIMTPKSLLRHPLARSPFKEMAECSEFRRIIPDEGPAAENANNVKKVLFCTGRVFYDLLKAREDKKLEKDIAIVRVEQISPFPFDLVKEQSNVYKNADLFWVQEEHKNQGAWTYVQPRFLTALNHDKDIGYIGRPCSASAATGSKVQHTRELNALLNDATTV
- the LOC129240550 gene encoding 2-oxoglutarate dehydrogenase-like, mitochondrial isoform X4 produces the protein MHRAHTAFNLVLSPIAQKNFATWLVKDGSPKMWKNSTVLAAIRAYSSAPAEQFASGTSATYVEEMYNSWLRDPTSVHTSWDAYFRSNSYNAPPDFQPIQRNLVPLSSGVSGLSSSGAIDSKTIEDHLAVQAIIRSYQSRGHLAADLDPIGILRKDIAVSKDGQTRRANEAVLRQHSSFFVGEQDMDRPFKLPSTTFIGGDETTLPLREILNRLENVYCNKVGVEYMFINSLEQCNWIRKRFETPGVTNFSPEQKRLILARLTRATGFEAFLAKKYSSEKRFGLEGGEMLIPAMKEVIDVSTELGVESVIMGMPHRGRLNVLANVCRKPLPQIFTQFAGLEAEDDGSGDVKYHLGTYIERLNRVTNKNIRLAVVANPSHLEASCPVVQGKTRAEQFYRGDQEGKKVMSILLHGDAAFSGQGVVYETMHLSDLPDYTTHGTIHVVVNNQIGFTTDPRFSRSSPYCTDVARVVNAPIFHVNADDPEAVVHVSRVAAEWRATFHKDVVIDLVSYRRNGHNEVDEPMFTQPLMYQKIRKHKTCLELYANKLIAEGTVTPEEVKTVADKYDKICEESLELAKQETHIKYKDWLDSPWSGFFEGKDPLKVSPTGVKEETLVHIGNRFSLPPPNAAEFVIHKGLLRVLAARKAMVDEGIADWALAEAMAFGSLLKEGIHVRLSGQDVERGTFSHRHHVLHHQLVDKAVYNPLQHLYPDQAPYSVSNSSLSEFAVLGFEHGYSMTNPNALVLWEAQFGDFCNTAQCIIDQFIASGQAKWVRQSGLVCLLPHGMEGMGPEHSSGRLERFLNLCADDPDYFPPESEEFAIRQLHDINMIVANCSTPANYFHILRRQIALPFRKPLIIMTPKSLLRHPLARSPFKEMAECSEFRRIIPDEGPAAENANNVKKVLFCTGRVFYDLLKAREDKKLEKDIAIVRVEQISPFPFDLVKEQSNVYKNADLFWVQEEHKNQGAWTYVQPRFLTALNHDKDIGRCIQYEGRCCLEAPSVGNKFAHNKEVLKFLTEVFGELPELEKELFSKPQVVPTTEEKLETAPSTETTPATTKQAEAGSTLASNKPAIKTPPTPKDEILPYVI
- the LOC129240550 gene encoding 2-oxoglutarate dehydrogenase-like, mitochondrial isoform X3; the protein is MHRAHTAFNLVLSPIAQKNFATWLVKDGSPKMWKNSTVLAAIRAYSSAPAEQFASGTSATYVEEMYNSWLRDPTSVHTSWDAYFRSNSYNAPPDFQPIQRNLVPLSSGVSGLSSSGAIDSKTIEDHLAVQAIIRSYQSRGHLAADLDPIGILRKDIAVSKDGQTRRANEAVLRQHSSFFVGEQDMDRPFKLPSTTFIGGDETTLPLREILNRLENVYCNKVGVEYMFINSLEQCNWIRKRFETPGVTNFSPEQKRLILARLTRATGFEAFLAKKYSSEKRFGLEGGEMLIPAMKEVIDVSTELGVESVIMGMPHRGRLNVLANVCRKPLPQIFTQFAGLEAEDDGSGDVKYHLGTYIERLNRVTNKNIRLAVVANPSHLEASCPVVQGKTRAEQFYRGDQEGKKVMSILLHGDAAFSGQGVVYETMHLSDLPDYTTHGTIHVVVNNQIGFTTDPRFSRSSPYCTDVARVVNAPIFHVNADDPEAVVHVSRVAAEWRATFHKDVVIDLVSYRRNGHNEVDEPMFTQPLMYQKIRKHKTCLELYANKLIAEGTVTPEEVKTVADKYDKICEESLELAKQETHIKYKDWLDSPWSGFFEGKDPLKVSPTGVKEETLVHIGNRFSLPPPNAAEFVIHKGLLRVLAARKAMVDEGIADWALAEAMAFGSLLKEGIHVRLSGQDVERGTFSHRHHVLHHQLVDKAVYNPLQHLYPDQAPYSVSNSSLSEFAVLGFEHGYSMTNPNALVLWEAQFGDFCNTAQCIIDQFIASGQAKWVRQSGLVCLLPHGMEGMGPEHSSGRLERFLNLCADDPDYFPPESEEFAIRQLHDINMIVANCSTPANYFHILRRQIALPFRKPLIIMTPKSLLRHPLARSPFKEMAECSEFRRIIPDEGPAAENANNVKKVLFCTGRVFYDLLKAREDKKLEKDIAIVRVEQISPFPFDLVKEQSNVYKNADLFWVQEEHKNQGAWTYVQPRFLTALNHDKDIGSSTQTTRQTNADSASDSDSKSKPWLSRMFANEKADGAAGDQKPVDYFDMREVRDMQGNFNKPAGIQDISPKYNFGRKISYIGRPCSASAATGSKVQHTRELNALLNDATTV
- the LOC129240550 gene encoding 2-oxoglutarate dehydrogenase complex component E1 isoform X5; this encodes MHRAHTAFNLVLSPIAQKNFATWLVKDGSPKMWKNSTVLAAIRAYSSAPAEQFASGTSATYVEEMYNSWLRDPTSVHTSWDAYFRSNSYNAPPDFQPIQRNLVPLSSGVSGLSSSGAIDSKTIEDHLAVQAIIRSYQSRGHLAADLDPIGILRKDIAVSKDGQTRRANEAVLRQHSSFFVGEQDMDRPFKLPSTTFIGGDETTLPLREILNRLENVYCNKVGVEYMFINSLEQCNWIRKRFETPGVTNFSPEQKRLILARLTRATGFEAFLAKKYSSEKRFGLEGGEMLIPAMKEVIDVSTELGVESVIMGMPHRGRLNVLANVCRKPLPQIFTQFAGLEAEDDGSGDVKYHLGTYIERLNRVTNKNIRLAVVANPSHLEASCPVVQGKTRAEQFYRGDQEGKKVMSILLHGDAAFSGQGVVYETMHLSDLPDYTTHGTIHVVVNNQIGFTTDPRFSRSSPYCTDVARVVNAPIFHVNADDPEAVVHVSRVAAEWRATFHKDVVIDLVSYRRNGHNEVDEPMFTQPLMYQKIRKHKTCLELYANKLIAEGTVTPEEVKTVADKYDKICEESLELAKQETHIKYKDWLDSPWSGFFEGKDPLKVSPTGVKEETLVHIGNRFSLPPPNAAEFVIHKGLLRVLAARKAMVDEGIADWALAEAMAFGSLLKEGIHVRLSGQDVERGTFSHRHHVLHHQLVDKAVYNPLQHLYPDQAPYSVSNSSLSEFAVLGFEHGYSMTNPNALVLWEAQFGDFCNTAQCIIDQFIASGQAKWVRQSGLVCLLPHGMEGMGPEHSSGRLERFLNLCADDPDYFPPESEEFAIRQLHDINMIVANCSTPANYFHILRRQIALPFRKPLIIMTPKSLLRHPLARSPFKEMAECSEFRRIIPDEGPAAENANNVKKVLFCTGRVFYDLLKAREDKKLEKDIAIVRVEQISPFPFDLVKEQSNVYKNADLFWVQEEHKNQGAWTYVQPRFLTALNHDKDIGYIGRPCSASAATGSKVQHTRELNALLNDATTV